A genomic stretch from Chiloscyllium plagiosum isolate BGI_BamShark_2017 chromosome 2, ASM401019v2, whole genome shotgun sequence includes:
- the LOC122539323 gene encoding olfactory receptor 11H4-like: MAESDQRRYPITGFILVGFPGHQDLQSRLSSLFLIVYILIVLGNVSVLYMVTTDKRLHIPVYFLVANLAAMDVVLTSSVIPQMLVRLIFNIKVILWSNCFIQMYFFHSISTAKILLLTVMAYDRSVAICNPEHYLSLRRDAFFVKLAGLTWVLGMAFFLPPIVLTSIFPFCGPNEVDNSFCELLSVMSLICADAISVKFINLVLNVIFVFSSFLTILWFYIKICKIVKVASSEQRKDFATCVGHLLVLSLFFPSLVLYSALFYVSHSLPIIHKASALVYVILSPLFSPIIYIIAAKEIRIKVAKLIRVQKVFPYVGSTVAVESH; this comes from the coding sequence ATGGCTGAATCAGATCAAAGACGATATCCAATCACAGGATTCATTCTTGTTGGATTTCCAGGACATCAAGACTTACAATCACGCTTGTCATCCCTGTTTCTTATTGTATATATATTAATAGTTCTTGGGAACGTTTCTGTATTGTACATGGTTACAACAGACAAGCGGTTGCACATACCAGTGTATTTTCTTGTTGCTAATTTGgcagcaatggatgtggtgttaaCAAGTTCAGTCATTCCTCAAATGTTGGTGAGGCTTATATTCAACATTAAAGTTATTCTGTGGAGTAATTgttttatccaaatgtatttcttCCACAGTATATCAACAGCGAAGATATTGCTGCTCACTGTGATGGCTTATGACCGTTCAGTTGCAATATGCAACCCCGAACATTATTTGTCCCTCAGAAGAGATGCTTTTTTTGTCAAATTGGCAGGTCTTACCTGGGTATTAGGAATGGCCTTTTTCTTGCCTCCAATAGTTTTAACTTCTATTTTTCCATTTTGTGGTCCAAATGAAGTTGACAATTCTTTTTGTGAATTGCTGTCGGTAATGAGCCTGATCTGCGCAGATGCAATCTCTGTTAAATTTATCAATTTAGTTTTAAATGTGATATTTGTCTTTTCAAGTTTTCTTACTATTCTCTGGTTTTACATTAAAATATGTAAAATAGTAAAAGTTGCCTCTTCTGAACAGCGAAAGGATTTTGCCACCTGTGTAGGTCATCTGTTGGTCCTCAGCTTATTTTTCCCCTCCCTGGTCCTTTATTCTGCATTATTCTATGTCAGTCACAGCCTCCCAATTATTCATAAAGCTTCTGCTCTTGTATATGTTATTTTAAGCCCTTTATTCAGTCCAATTATTTATATTATAGCAGCCAAAGAAATAAGAATCAAGGTTGCTAAACTCATCAGAGTACAAAAGGTATTTCCTTATGTTGGAAGCACTGTTGCTGTTGAGAgccattga